From Micromonospora rhizosphaerae, the proteins below share one genomic window:
- a CDS encoding RraA family protein, which yields MSIDPQELHQRFASLTAAHVADACLRARVPVRCAPGAVRPVIPGLRIAGRVAPTRHVGSVDIFLEAIDRAAPGDVLVVDNAGRTDESCVGDLVVLEAQAAGLSGVVIWGLHRDTADIRAVGLPVFSLGAIPTGPQRLDERPPQALESAVVGEWTVDADDLALGDDDGVLFVPAERAGDLLTLAEAIRDTERRQAERIRAGVPLRDQVRFGAYLAGRAQDPALTFREHLRAVGGAIEE from the coding sequence GCCGCCCACGTTGCCGACGCCTGTCTCCGCGCCCGGGTGCCGGTGCGCTGTGCGCCCGGCGCGGTGCGGCCCGTGATACCCGGCCTGCGGATCGCCGGCCGAGTCGCGCCCACCCGGCACGTCGGCAGCGTCGACATCTTCCTCGAGGCGATCGACCGGGCCGCGCCCGGCGACGTGCTGGTCGTCGACAACGCCGGGCGGACCGACGAGAGCTGCGTCGGCGACCTGGTGGTGCTGGAGGCACAGGCCGCAGGCCTGTCCGGCGTGGTGATCTGGGGCCTGCACCGGGATACCGCCGACATCCGGGCGGTCGGACTGCCGGTCTTCAGCCTCGGCGCGATCCCCACCGGCCCGCAGCGCCTCGACGAGCGGCCGCCGCAGGCGCTGGAGTCGGCGGTGGTGGGGGAGTGGACGGTGGACGCCGATGACCTGGCCCTGGGTGACGACGACGGGGTGCTCTTCGTTCCGGCCGAGCGGGCCGGCGACCTGCTCACCCTCGCCGAGGCCATCCGGGACACCGAGCGACGGCAGGCCGAGCGGATCCGCGCCGGCGTCCCGCTGCGCGACCAGGTGCGCTTCGGCGCGTACCTCGCCGGGCGCGCCCAGGATCCCGCGCTGACCTTCCGCGAGCACCTGCGCGCGGTGGGGGGCGCGATCGAGGAGTGA
- a CDS encoding FMN-binding glutamate synthase family protein, whose translation MKWASRAVPVVSAAVAALAARDLLQRDHALLRNFPVIGRARYLLEAIGPELRQYIVAGNNEERPFTRDQRRWIYASAKKENNYFGFGTDNDIEYTPGYPIIKHRTFGRAVPPSSPTAGHDVELPCAKVLGGARGRARAFRPASVVNISGMSFGSLSGRAVEALNRGAALTGCLQNTGEGGLSPYHRNGGELVFQIGTAYFGCRDDRGRFSLDRLKDLVAGAPVRALEVKLSQGAKPSLGGLLPGAKVSAEIAATRGVPQGQDCVSPSRHAEFSDCDSLLDWVELLAAETGLPVGIKSAVGDLGFWDELTTLMRDTGRGVDFVNVDGGEGGTGAAPLIFTDSVSLPFQQGFSRVYQTFAERDLHERTVFIGAGKLGLPDNAIVAFALGCDMVNVGREAMLAIGCIQAQKCHTDTCPTGVATQNPWLVRGLDPSLKSVRAANYIRTLRRDLIKVAEACGVEHPGLIDTDAVEILDGRTASTPLREVYGYRPGWGLPSAADRAELVRLMTAEAPQGGSAPPSPTAVG comes from the coding sequence ATGAAGTGGGCCAGTCGAGCCGTACCCGTCGTCTCCGCCGCCGTCGCGGCCCTCGCCGCACGTGATCTGCTGCAGCGCGACCACGCGCTGCTGCGCAACTTCCCGGTCATCGGCCGGGCGCGCTACCTGCTCGAGGCGATCGGGCCGGAGCTGCGGCAGTACATCGTGGCCGGCAACAACGAGGAGCGGCCGTTCACCCGGGACCAGCGGCGCTGGATCTACGCCTCGGCGAAGAAGGAGAACAACTACTTCGGCTTCGGCACGGACAACGACATCGAGTACACGCCCGGGTATCCGATCATCAAGCACCGGACGTTCGGCCGGGCCGTACCGCCGTCGTCGCCGACCGCCGGGCACGACGTGGAGCTGCCCTGCGCCAAGGTGCTCGGCGGCGCCCGGGGGCGGGCCCGTGCGTTCCGGCCCGCCTCGGTGGTCAACATTTCCGGGATGAGCTTCGGCTCGCTGTCCGGCCGGGCGGTGGAGGCGCTCAACCGGGGCGCCGCGCTGACCGGCTGCCTGCAGAACACCGGCGAGGGCGGGCTGTCGCCGTACCACCGCAACGGCGGTGAGTTGGTGTTCCAGATCGGCACGGCGTACTTCGGGTGCCGGGACGACCGCGGGCGGTTCAGCCTGGACCGGCTCAAGGACCTGGTGGCCGGCGCGCCCGTCCGGGCGCTGGAGGTGAAGCTCAGCCAGGGCGCGAAGCCCAGCCTCGGCGGGCTGCTGCCCGGGGCGAAGGTATCGGCGGAGATCGCCGCGACCCGGGGCGTCCCGCAGGGTCAGGACTGCGTCAGCCCCTCCCGGCACGCCGAGTTCTCCGACTGCGACAGCCTGCTCGACTGGGTGGAGCTGCTCGCCGCCGAGACCGGGCTGCCGGTCGGCATCAAGTCCGCCGTCGGCGACCTGGGCTTCTGGGACGAGCTGACCACGCTGATGCGGGACACCGGGCGGGGGGTCGACTTCGTGAACGTCGACGGCGGTGAGGGTGGCACCGGCGCCGCGCCGCTGATCTTCACCGACTCGGTGTCGCTGCCGTTCCAGCAAGGCTTCTCCCGGGTCTACCAGACCTTCGCGGAGAGGGACCTGCACGAGCGGACGGTCTTCATCGGCGCCGGCAAGCTGGGGCTGCCGGACAACGCGATCGTCGCGTTCGCGCTCGGCTGCGACATGGTCAATGTCGGCCGGGAGGCGATGTTGGCCATCGGCTGCATCCAGGCGCAGAAGTGCCACACCGACACCTGCCCGACCGGCGTCGCCACCCAGAACCCCTGGCTGGTCCGGGGCCTCGACCCGAGCCTGAAGTCCGTGCGGGCGGCCAACTACATCCGTACGCTTCGGCGGGACCTGATCAAGGTCGCGGAGGCCTGCGGCGTCGAACATCCCGGACTGATCGACACCGACGCGGTGGAGATCCTCGACGGCCGCACGGCCTCCACCCCACTGCGCGAGGTGTACGGCTACCGGCCCGGCTGGGGCCTGCCGTCCGCGGCCGATCGGGCGGAGCTCGTCCGGCTGATGACCGCCGAGGCGCCGCAGGGCGGCAGCGCGCCGCCTTCGCCGACCGCGGTCGGTTGA
- a CDS encoding VOC family protein, translated as MSMFRTPQVILFSEDVPRAAAFYAGLGFSETFRVPAEGEPIHVDLALDGYQIGIASVASTRDDHGLDPVPHGQRAAVILWTDDTAAAYAKLTADGAPALAPPHEWLGRLLIAWTADPDGNLIQLVQHLPAG; from the coding sequence ATGTCGATGTTCCGGACTCCGCAGGTCATCCTGTTCAGCGAGGACGTCCCCCGGGCCGCCGCCTTCTACGCCGGCCTCGGCTTCTCCGAGACCTTCCGGGTGCCCGCCGAGGGCGAGCCGATCCACGTCGACCTCGCCCTCGACGGCTACCAGATCGGCATCGCCTCGGTCGCCTCCACCCGGGACGACCACGGCCTCGATCCCGTGCCGCACGGCCAGCGCGCGGCGGTCATCCTCTGGACCGACGACACCGCCGCCGCGTACGCGAAGCTCACCGCCGACGGCGCGCCCGCCCTGGCGCCGCCGCACGAGTGGCTCGGCCGGCTGCTGATCGCCTGGACCGCCGACCCGGACGGCAACCTTATCCAGCTCGTCCAGCACCTGCCCGCCGGATAA
- a CDS encoding TIGR02452 family protein encodes MSSRLQALARDTLDILDAGHYRNAHGERVDLAEQVRGAVAGTRLHLPDDPLPTPPRGTGTPTVEVTGESTLVAARRLAEGGDVAALVFASAKSPGGGFQTGAQAQEESIARASALYPCLTAVGEFYDFHRKQGDLLYSDRAIHSPRVPVFRDDKGRLLDAAHEVSFLTAAAPNRGAMLHNQPAHVDRVAPVLRARARRVLDVAAAHGHRRLVLGAWGCGVFRNDPTTVAAAFVLALADTGGWFDQVTFAVLDRADGPVYAAFAARFGGV; translated from the coding sequence ATGAGTTCCCGACTCCAGGCCCTCGCCCGCGACACCCTGGACATCCTGGACGCCGGCCACTACCGGAACGCGCACGGTGAGCGGGTCGACCTTGCGGAGCAGGTACGCGGCGCGGTCGCCGGCACCCGCCTCCATCTGCCCGACGATCCATTGCCGACTCCCCCGCGCGGCACCGGCACGCCGACGGTGGAGGTGACCGGGGAGAGCACCCTGGTGGCCGCCCGCCGGCTCGCCGAGGGCGGCGATGTCGCCGCGCTGGTCTTCGCCTCCGCGAAGAGCCCGGGCGGTGGTTTCCAGACCGGGGCGCAGGCCCAGGAGGAAAGCATCGCCCGCGCCTCCGCCCTCTATCCCTGCCTCACCGCCGTCGGTGAGTTCTACGACTTCCACCGCAAGCAGGGCGACCTGCTCTACAGCGACCGGGCCATCCACTCCCCACGGGTGCCGGTGTTCCGGGACGACAAGGGCCGGCTGCTCGACGCCGCCCACGAGGTGTCGTTCCTGACCGCAGCCGCGCCCAACCGGGGCGCGATGCTGCACAACCAACCCGCCCACGTCGACCGGGTGGCGCCGGTGCTGCGTGCCCGGGCACGCCGGGTGCTCGACGTCGCCGCCGCGCACGGCCACCGGCGGTTGGTGCTCGGTGCGTGGGGCTGCGGCGTGTTCCGCAACGACCCGACCACTGTGGCCGCCGCGTTCGTCCTCGCTCTGGCCGACACCGGCGGCTGGTTCGACCAGGTGACCTTCGCGGTGCTGGATCGTGCCGACGGACCGGTGTACGCGGCGTTCGCCGCCCGCTTCGGCGGAGTTTGA